The window CTTTTCAGCATCCCCTCCTTGAGGAAGGAAAGGATCGCCCCCGGAATTGCGTGGAGGACCTTTCCTCCCTTCTCCCAGTCACCTATTAGCTCATCGATTATAAAGCCGGAGACGATGAGGATGAAGATCGGCTCGGGGGTGGAGAGCTCTCCCCGGGTAAAAAGGTCTTTCCCCAAGGGGCGGGTTGAGAAACGGATGTTATCGTTCGGGCAGACCTTATAGCACTCACCGCAGAGGATGCAATCCCCATTATGAGTGAGTTTCGGAGGATAGAAGAAATTACCACAGGACCTTCCCACGAGTTTATAGGCATTCTCATCCCTTATACAGGGCTTATCTTTACATTGCTCGCATATCTTCTCATCCCGCACCCGGTATTCAAAGGGGGAGATGTGGGCGTAAAGACCGAGGAGATAACCTACCGGGCAGAGATATCGGCAAAAAGCCCTCCGCTCGAAGATAAAGCCAGCAAAGGAGGCAAGCCCAAGGAGGAAAAGGAGATAAATCGCCATCCGCATCGGCACCCGATGGATGGCTAAGGTATGAACACCTATAAGAAGCACAATGCCGTAAAGGATGGTGATGCCGTAGCCAGATCGAAGGAAGGAGGGGACTTTCCTTTTCAAGCCAACCCGGGAGAAAAGGAAGGTAACGAGCTCCATCGGGCAAACGGTGCACCAGATGCGCCCGAAAAGGATGGCGATT is drawn from Acidobacteriota bacterium and contains these coding sequences:
- a CDS encoding 4Fe-4S binding protein translates to MDLLKIRLFRRLLKSPLFPLIPRIVLLIVFLIIAFSAITVNTSDMSFAKVLRNTNLDNLLIWAYWWPLMVIIAILFGRIWCTVCPMELVTFLFSRVGLKRKVPSFLRSGYGITILYGIVLLIGVHTLAIHRVPMRMAIYLLFLLGLASFAGFIFERRAFCRYLCPVGYLLGLYAHISPFEYRVRDEKICEQCKDKPCIRDENAYKLVGRSCGNFFYPPKLTHNGDCILCGECYKVCPNDNIRFSTRPLGKDLFTRGELSTPEPIFILIVSGFIIDELIGDWEKGGKVLHAIPGAILSFLKEGMLKSFADGVILFLVIPLVLIGIPGIFYLLRRKKAAFGGYLRRYSLAYLPIVAFAHGTKALLKMTSRLPYIKLALADPRAMATAKAIFSGKMRLGSGIISLVSPFTTILSFLFIGVGVFLSLLIAVRQARREEEGFALAPVLGVAVYSSLFVIYCVAGI